In the Candidatus Cloacimonas acidaminovorans str. Evry genome, one interval contains:
- a CDS encoding nucleotide sugar dehydrogenase, producing MKISIFGLGYVGCVSLGCLAQNGFEVIGIDVNKVKVDLINRGLPTIIEKDIDIILKEQHKAGRIRATTDYMEAVSNSEVSIICVGTPSTEKGHLNLDYIFETAKQIGEALKQKKSYHTIVIRSTVLPGTNCQVGEIIAQISNKIRNRDFSVVSNPEFLREGSAVQDYYNPPYTLIGSDDNKAVDIMRELYSKVNGEFFTVDIKTAEIIKYVNNSYHALKVTFANEIGRICKTLNIDSFKVMQLFCLDTRLNISPYYFKPGFAYGGSCLPKDLKALSTLAKDCSLDTPLLDSIEDSNQNHINYAIKTIKNKGKRKIGIFGIAFKEGTDDLRYSPIIKVIEDLIRQDLEVLVYDNFVSNALQFGANKEYIDKILPYLQNILVSTEDELIEWAELIIFNHKYPDYQNLIKIHTDKIFIDFIHISESITDNNYEGLCW from the coding sequence GTGAAAATATCTATATTTGGTCTTGGATATGTTGGTTGTGTCAGTTTAGGATGTTTAGCTCAGAACGGATTTGAAGTAATTGGAATAGATGTTAATAAAGTTAAAGTAGATTTAATCAATAGAGGGCTTCCTACAATTATTGAAAAAGACATTGATATAATCTTAAAAGAACAGCATAAAGCAGGTAGAATTAGAGCAACTACAGATTATATGGAAGCCGTATCTAATAGCGAGGTATCCATAATTTGTGTAGGGACACCTTCTACGGAAAAGGGGCATCTGAATTTGGATTATATTTTTGAAACTGCGAAACAAATAGGCGAAGCATTAAAGCAAAAAAAATCATACCATACAATAGTGATTCGGAGTACTGTTCTTCCCGGAACAAATTGCCAAGTGGGAGAAATTATAGCTCAAATATCAAATAAAATTCGTAACAGGGATTTTTCAGTGGTTTCTAATCCTGAATTTCTCAGAGAGGGTTCCGCCGTTCAGGATTATTATAATCCGCCCTACACATTAATTGGTTCTGATGATAATAAAGCTGTTGATATTATGAGGGAATTGTATTCAAAAGTCAATGGAGAATTTTTTACAGTTGATATAAAGACAGCAGAAATTATAAAATATGTAAACAATAGCTATCATGCCCTTAAAGTTACATTTGCCAATGAAATTGGTAGAATATGCAAGACATTAAATATTGATTCTTTTAAAGTAATGCAGTTATTTTGTCTGGATACTCGCCTAAATATTTCTCCTTATTATTTTAAGCCAGGATTTGCTTATGGAGGATCCTGTCTACCTAAAGATCTTAAAGCATTAAGTACTTTGGCAAAAGATTGTAGTTTGGACACACCTTTACTTGATTCTATTGAAGATAGTAACCAGAACCATATTAACTATGCCATAAAGACAATAAAAAATAAGGGGAAAAGAAAGATAGGTATATTTGGCATTGCCTTTAAAGAAGGAACGGATGATTTGAGGTATAGTCCAATAATTAAAGTGATTGAGGATCTAATTAGACAAGATTTAGAAGTTCTTGTTTACGATAATTTTGTAAGCAATGCACTACAATTTGGTGCAAACAAAGAATATATTGATAAAATATTACCATATTTACAAAATATATTAGTAAGCACTGAAGATGAATTAATAGAATGGGCTGAACTTATTATATTTAATCACAAATATCCTGATTATCAGAATTTAATAAAAATACATACTGATAAGATATTTATTGATTTTATTCATATTTCTGAATCAATTACCGATAATAACTATGAAGGACTTTGCTGGTAG
- a CDS encoding ATP-grasp domain-containing protein, whose product MLVGIHINHKKSLTPFSKGYIDILEYNNIDFKILDIQDDQFWKKFERLDAFIFQVGHTSDMLQIADSFMPIIYNYVKIPVFPNFNTLWHFDNKIKQHYLANYFNLKFVDSKVFWDKKLAINWIKETNFPLVMKLRGGAGSTNVTILRNPNQARHLINKAFSEGIKDSSFPGTWKVKYFPIKKYIHNRMIWAKRKLLREDTSSYWMISKNYVYYQKYLPNNNFDTRVTVIGDRAFAFRRFNRTRDFRASGSGKIDYDMDSIDKRMIKIALETSEECGFQCMAYDFLYDDENPVICEISYTYVDHAVYKCPGYWDKTLIWHSGHYMPQYFILKDLLNVNLVHPNNQY is encoded by the coding sequence ATGCTAGTCGGTATTCATATTAATCATAAAAAGAGTTTAACACCATTTAGTAAAGGATATATAGATATTCTTGAATATAATAATATTGATTTTAAAATATTGGATATTCAAGATGATCAATTCTGGAAAAAATTTGAACGACTTGATGCTTTTATTTTTCAGGTTGGGCACACTTCTGATATGTTACAAATAGCTGATTCATTTATGCCAATCATCTATAATTATGTCAAGATTCCAGTATTTCCTAATTTTAATACTTTATGGCATTTTGATAATAAAATTAAGCAACATTATCTTGCTAATTACTTTAATTTGAAATTTGTTGATTCCAAGGTATTTTGGGACAAAAAGTTAGCAATAAACTGGATAAAAGAAACAAATTTTCCATTGGTTATGAAATTACGAGGCGGTGCTGGTTCTACTAATGTAACCATATTACGGAATCCTAACCAAGCCAGGCATTTAATTAATAAAGCATTTTCAGAAGGAATAAAGGATTCATCTTTTCCTGGAACTTGGAAAGTGAAATATTTTCCCATAAAAAAATATATACATAATAGGATGATTTGGGCTAAAAGAAAACTTTTAAGAGAAGACACAAGTTCATATTGGATGATAAGTAAGAACTATGTATATTACCAAAAATATTTGCCCAATAATAATTTTGATACAAGGGTAACAGTAATTGGAGATAGGGCTTTTGCTTTTAGAAGATTTAATCGTACTAGAGATTTTAGAGCTTCTGGAAGTGGAAAAATTGATTATGATATGGATTCCATTGATAAAAGAATGATTAAAATTGCTTTAGAAACATCAGAAGAATGCGGATTTCAGTGTATGGCTTATGATTTTTTATATGATGATGAAAATCCTGTTATTTGTGAAATTAGCTATACTTATGTAGATCATGCTGTATATAAGTGTCCAGGATACTGGGATAAAACTTTAATCTGGCACAGCGGGCATTATATGCCTCAATATTTTATCTTGAAAGATTTGCTTAATGTAAATCTGGTTCATCCTAATAATCAATATTAG
- a CDS encoding glycosyltransferase family 4 protein: MDVVVFAFSHEDNIFAYTNALCKYTDISVTVILFSYGEVCSASSFTKNIRNFHYGLTTNNVRERMLPPELNNELDQRLKIWLLHLAPKKMSIQNVIISSIYLFLSYIKIKNKFQIYHFNGVGWHSLFLSYLFRKAKKVLTIHDYISHSGEGGKYTSKMNRKLVNNFDYYIQHYDYLANEFSRYYSVERSKVFTIRSGTFDHFKAFVGVTPEYKNYILSFGRISPYKGLIYLVNGFREYCKENNDLHLVIAGEGDVSDILDIINNEPKIHLINKRLSIYELVGLIKNCLFTVCSYTDATHSAVTVTSYTFNKPVLAHNIGGLSEVINNGETGILIPDLRAATIKEGIIKMLELIHSNKTQKGISYLTNQGIMNWHQIANQYEMLYNIIGLTNK, from the coding sequence ATGGATGTAGTAGTATTTGCCTTCAGTCATGAAGATAATATATTTGCATATACTAATGCATTATGCAAATATACAGATATCTCGGTTACGGTAATTTTATTCTCGTATGGAGAAGTATGTTCAGCAAGTTCTTTTACTAAAAACATTAGGAATTTTCATTATGGTTTAACAACTAATAATGTAAGAGAAAGAATGCTCCCTCCAGAATTAAATAATGAATTAGATCAACGTCTTAAAATTTGGTTGTTACATTTAGCTCCGAAGAAAATGTCTATACAAAATGTAATAATTAGTAGTATATATTTGTTCTTATCTTATATAAAAATTAAAAATAAATTTCAAATATATCATTTTAATGGAGTAGGTTGGCACTCATTATTTTTGAGTTATCTTTTCCGTAAAGCAAAGAAAGTGTTAACTATACATGATTATATTTCCCATTCTGGAGAAGGGGGTAAATATACAAGTAAAATGAATAGAAAATTGGTAAATAATTTTGATTATTATATTCAGCATTATGATTATTTAGCAAATGAATTTTCTAGATATTATTCCGTAGAGAGATCAAAAGTTTTTACTATCAGATCTGGGACTTTTGATCATTTTAAAGCATTTGTTGGAGTAACACCTGAATATAAAAATTATATCCTTTCTTTTGGCAGAATATCTCCATATAAAGGATTAATATATTTGGTAAACGGGTTTAGGGAATATTGCAAGGAAAATAATGATCTTCATCTTGTGATTGCTGGAGAAGGAGATGTATCCGATATTTTAGATATTATTAATAATGAACCTAAAATACACTTGATTAATAAACGCCTCTCAATTTATGAGCTGGTAGGATTGATAAAAAATTGTTTATTTACCGTTTGTTCCTATACGGATGCTACTCACAGTGCAGTAACAGTTACTTCCTATACTTTTAATAAACCTGTTTTAGCTCATAATATTGGAGGACTTTCAGAAGTAATTAACAATGGTGAAACAGGTATTTTGATTCCAGATCTAAGAGCTGCAACAATAAAAGAAGGAATAATTAAAATGCTGGAATTGATACATTCAAATAAAACGCAAAAGGGGATTTCATATCTTACTAATCAAGGAATAATGAATTGGCATCAAATTGCAAACCAATATGAAATGCTTTATAATATTATTGGATTAACTAATAAGTAA
- a CDS encoding acetyltransferase: MNNVIIVGTGQQSIVIHYNIVCQNEYKIAGFFDIDNRKWGIEYLGSKILEGYKDFDISYLKKIRKEKDVSKFFIAIGNMGQRKRLYNFFIENDWEPINIIHPHAVISNYAEIGKGVLIEAGCLITPNPIIGNNVVINTGSQINHDNYIADHSYIASGVVLSGGVRIGECSLIDDGVIVTLGKKIGSNCIIGAGSVVTKDIPDNVIAYGNPCRIIRENDRY; encoded by the coding sequence ATGAATAATGTTATCATAGTTGGAACTGGGCAGCAATCCATAGTAATTCATTATAATATAGTTTGTCAGAATGAATATAAGATAGCTGGATTTTTTGATATAGATAATCGAAAATGGGGCATTGAATATTTAGGTTCAAAAATTCTTGAAGGATATAAAGATTTTGATATATCCTATCTAAAAAAGATAAGAAAAGAAAAAGATGTATCTAAATTCTTTATAGCTATTGGAAATATGGGACAAAGAAAAAGGTTATATAATTTTTTTATTGAAAATGATTGGGAACCAATAAATATAATACATCCTCATGCTGTTATTTCTAATTATGCTGAAATAGGCAAAGGAGTTTTAATAGAAGCAGGTTGCTTAATAACTCCTAATCCTATTATTGGCAATAATGTAGTTATTAATACTGGTTCTCAAATTAATCATGATAATTATATTGCTGATCATTCCTATATCGCTTCTGGTGTGGTTCTTTCTGGAGGAGTAAGAATCGGAGAATGTTCTCTGATTGACGATGGTGTTATTGTGACTTTAGGTAAAAAGATTGGTAGTAATTGTATAATTGGAGCTGGAAGTGTAGTTACAAAAGATATACCTGATAATGTTATTGCCTATGGAAATCCTTGTAGAATAATAAGGGAAAATGACAGATATTGA